The following coding sequences lie in one Zingiber officinale cultivar Zhangliang chromosome 2B, Zo_v1.1, whole genome shotgun sequence genomic window:
- the LOC122047880 gene encoding uncharacterized protein LOC122047880 isoform X3 — protein sequence MRSMLNHKHRTTHSSHALSPRPGDLHPFSSTSGQHCSNQMHVTAAVGCWIHACAAGRGSIRHASEWSASPSVAMRAWAVGRCVHGGLQRAVASHWSPTAISLIKSSLYKRRAYPPAVSSLRVESVQTMEVRMDEKWKLSRKRGGGEAKRRSTAESLSRRCGSLVREQRAKFYIMRRCVVMLLCWRD from the exons ATGCGTTCCATGCTGAATCACAAACACCGGACCACTCACTCGTCACATGCTCTGTCTCCTCGTCCCGGAGACCTCCATCCTTTCTCTTCCACGTCGGGTCAACACTGCTCGAATCAGATGCACGTCACGGCGGCCGTCGGCTGTTGGATCCACGCGTGCGCCGCCGGGCGGGGCAGCATCCGACATGCCTCCGAATGGTCAGCGTCTCCCTCTGTCGCCATGCGTGCGTG GGCGGTGGGTCGCTGTGTACATGGAGGCCTCCAAAGAGCAGTAGCATCTCACTGGTCTCCAACAGCAATAAGCCTGATCAAGTCCTCTCTCTATAAAAGGCGTGCTTATCCTCCCGCTGTTTCTTCACTTCGTGTTGAATCCGTCCAGACGATGGAGGTGCGCATGGATGAGAAATGGAAGCTGTCGAGGAAGAGAGGAGGCGGAGAAGCGAAGAGGAGGAGCACGGCGGAGTCCTTGTCCAGGAGATGTGGGAGTCTTGTGAGAGAGCAGAGGGCCAAATTCTACATCATGCGCCGCTGTGTTGTTATGCTCCTTTGCTGGAGAGATTGA